Proteins from one Chitinophaga oryzae genomic window:
- a CDS encoding DUF5694 domain-containing protein, whose protein sequence is MKLYLALSVALLCFAANVNARQQKETLLIGVFHFNNPGLDLAKSADFDVMSPKSQEELALITDHIKKFRPTKIFVEWEYNDQPALDTLYDLYLKDAYFDHVQAKFPKSKFYLQNEIFQLAFRAGKKAGLRKIHAIDYQMNWPYDSLQSAMKKAGQATLQQDIDAQIKKVGDEDNALRKKLSLTQLLLEKNTTANRNTNLGLYLTLLNRGGALQDFTGADVVDAWYKRNLYMYSLVQKLTEEKDERVMIIVGAGHAAVFKHFIDMDQRSKVVELSEVLKN, encoded by the coding sequence ATGAAATTGTATTTAGCCCTCTCGGTAGCGCTACTGTGTTTCGCTGCCAACGTGAATGCCCGGCAACAGAAAGAAACACTGTTGATCGGCGTATTCCATTTTAATAATCCTGGTTTGGATCTGGCTAAATCGGCGGATTTTGATGTCATGAGCCCAAAATCCCAGGAGGAGCTGGCGCTGATAACAGATCATATAAAGAAGTTCCGGCCAACTAAAATATTTGTGGAATGGGAGTATAATGATCAACCGGCCTTGGATACGCTGTATGACCTGTACCTGAAAGACGCCTATTTTGACCATGTACAGGCTAAGTTTCCCAAAAGCAAATTTTATCTACAGAATGAAATATTTCAACTGGCTTTCAGGGCGGGTAAAAAGGCCGGCCTGCGAAAGATACATGCGATAGATTACCAGATGAACTGGCCATATGACAGTCTGCAGTCGGCCATGAAAAAAGCCGGACAAGCAACCTTGCAGCAGGACATAGACGCGCAGATAAAGAAGGTTGGTGACGAGGATAACGCACTGAGAAAGAAACTTTCCCTTACACAGCTGTTACTGGAGAAGAACACCACGGCCAACCGGAATACCAATCTGGGACTCTACCTCACCCTGCTGAACAGAGGGGGCGCTTTACAAGACTTTACCGGTGCCGACGTGGTAGATGCATGGTATAAGCGGAATCTTTATATGTATTCGCTGGTGCAGAAGCTCACCGAAGAAAAAGATGAACGTGTAATGATTATTGTTGGAGCCGGTCATGCTGCTGTGTTTAAGCACTTCATCGATATGGACCAGCGCAGCAAGGTCGTGGAGCTCAGCGAGGTGTTGAAAAACTAA
- a CDS encoding helix-turn-helix domain-containing protein, with product MEVQFYKPSHETLKEYIEGFYFIKKREIAAPIKYLTFPNNYCIAAVYQHTDLVLTENSIVVSAAQQDNVCASLVSRYVRPIEIVQYAVTDEMTIYFKPLGINRFIDNVQALFKEGVTSFDPFGDYRDTMNTIFNTPDRQSQISQLEEYWLSKLIGKDFSFMEALLADVVSDVKINDIARKHHISRQYLNRIFVGHIGKSPAEFRKIHRFRSSISEKQNAGSLTALSHLAQFYDQSHFIRDFKGLTHFTPSDFFSKVDTEKENVWLVF from the coding sequence ATGGAAGTACAGTTTTATAAACCATCTCATGAAACGCTGAAGGAATACATCGAAGGCTTTTACTTTATAAAGAAGAGAGAGATTGCTGCGCCGATAAAATACCTGACTTTCCCGAATAATTACTGTATCGCAGCCGTCTATCAGCATACGGACCTGGTATTAACCGAAAATAGTATTGTCGTCTCTGCTGCTCAGCAGGATAATGTCTGTGCCAGTTTGGTGAGCCGCTATGTACGACCTATTGAGATTGTGCAATATGCTGTTACGGATGAAATGACCATTTATTTCAAGCCACTGGGAATAAACCGGTTTATAGATAACGTACAGGCATTGTTCAAAGAAGGGGTCACCAGTTTTGATCCTTTTGGAGATTACCGGGATACGATGAATACCATATTTAACACCCCTGACAGACAATCACAGATCAGCCAGCTGGAAGAATACTGGCTTTCAAAGTTAATAGGGAAGGATTTTTCCTTCATGGAAGCGCTCCTTGCGGATGTGGTGTCTGACGTAAAGATTAATGACATCGCGCGAAAGCACCATATATCGAGACAATATCTGAACAGGATTTTTGTCGGTCATATCGGAAAATCACCCGCGGAATTCAGGAAAATACACCGCTTCAGAAGCTCCATTTCTGAAAAACAAAATGCGGGGAGCCTGACAGCGTTATCCCACCTTGCACAGTTCTATGATCAGTCCCATTTTATCCGGGATTTTAAAGGGCTTACTCATTTTACACCTTCCGATTTTTTCAGTAAAGTAGACACCGAAAAGGAGAACGTGTGGCTTGTTTTTTAA
- a CDS encoding TetR/AcrR family transcriptional regulator translates to MRPQKIDDARLIDGLMSVLQSKGFEGASLNDLAKASGLQKASLYHRFPGGKNEIAVTVLHFIHEWIRENIYLVLTEKGVAPATKLQRALQHIRQVYHNGEKTCILNALSLDSGLVVLGDEISKAMHLWLDAFTALGVEMGFTTAQAKAKARQSLIQVQGSLVLAKGLGDPTQFHKALADLKLLFTNE, encoded by the coding sequence ATGAGACCGCAAAAAATAGACGACGCAAGGCTGATAGATGGACTGATGTCCGTACTTCAATCCAAAGGATTTGAGGGCGCCAGTCTTAACGATCTGGCCAAAGCCAGCGGTCTGCAGAAAGCGAGTCTTTACCACCGGTTTCCCGGCGGGAAAAATGAAATCGCCGTTACGGTGCTTCATTTTATACACGAGTGGATCCGCGAAAATATCTACCTGGTGCTGACAGAAAAAGGGGTAGCTCCTGCCACCAAATTACAAAGGGCGCTACAGCATATCCGCCAGGTGTATCATAATGGAGAAAAGACCTGTATCCTCAATGCGCTCTCCCTCGATTCAGGGCTGGTAGTGCTGGGCGATGAAATCAGTAAGGCCATGCACCTCTGGCTCGATGCCTTTACCGCTCTTGGCGTTGAAATGGGCTTCACCACCGCACAGGCGAAAGCCAAAGCCAGGCAGTCGCTTATCCAGGTACAGGGCAGCCTCGTACTGGCCAAAGGCCTGGGCGATCCCACCCAGTTTCATAAAGCGCTGGCAGATCTGAAACTGCTTTTCACCAACGAGTAA
- a CDS encoding alpha/beta fold hydrolase produces the protein MSTVRHNTTLVNGTEIFYREAGQKGKPALVLLHGYPTSSHMYRNLLQQLAGDFYLIAPDYPGFGRSAQPHMADFEYSFDNFANIVEGLLDQLGLQRYSLYLMDYGAPVGFRIASAHPEKIDSLIVQNGCAYDEGLEQFWDPIKSYWKNKDDKATERILEGFHSIDGLQWQYTNGVADTALVSPDNWEHDLRHILRPGNNDIQLQLFYDYQQNVALYPKWQEYFRTYNPEMLIVYGKNDYIFPVAGAEAYKKDVKNLEYHLFDTGHFALETHGDEIAAAIRTFLHKKVARKSQPAA, from the coding sequence ATGAGTACCGTAAGACACAACACCACCCTGGTAAACGGAACAGAGATCTTTTACAGAGAAGCCGGCCAGAAAGGTAAACCAGCCCTGGTATTACTCCATGGCTATCCTACCTCTTCGCATATGTACCGCAACCTGCTGCAGCAGCTGGCCGGCGACTTTTACCTGATCGCACCCGACTACCCGGGATTCGGCAGAAGCGCCCAGCCCCACATGGCCGACTTCGAATACTCTTTCGACAACTTCGCCAACATCGTGGAAGGCTTGCTGGACCAACTCGGTCTCCAACGTTACAGCCTCTACCTGATGGACTACGGCGCCCCTGTTGGATTCCGTATCGCCTCCGCCCATCCTGAAAAAATCGATTCGCTGATTGTGCAAAACGGTTGCGCCTATGATGAAGGACTGGAACAGTTCTGGGACCCCATCAAATCCTACTGGAAAAACAAAGACGACAAAGCGACGGAACGCATCCTCGAAGGCTTCCACAGCATCGACGGTCTGCAGTGGCAATACACCAACGGCGTCGCCGACACTGCACTGGTAAGCCCGGATAACTGGGAACACGACCTGCGCCACATTCTGCGCCCAGGTAATAATGATATACAACTCCAGCTGTTTTACGACTATCAGCAAAATGTTGCCCTGTATCCCAAATGGCAGGAATACTTTCGTACCTACAACCCCGAAATGCTGATCGTATATGGTAAGAACGATTACATCTTCCCGGTAGCCGGCGCGGAAGCGTATAAAAAAGACGTAAAGAACCTGGAATACCACCTGTTCGACACCGGCCACTTTGCACTGGAAACACATGGTGATGAAATCGCCGCCGCCATCAGAACATTCCTTCATAAAAAAGTCGCCCGCAAATCTCAGCCTGCCGCCTGA
- a CDS encoding alpha/beta fold hydrolase: protein MKHSLSFQRFLIILFMITTLSANAKEYPVYYRTIKVDGINIFYREAGDPSKPTLLLLHGFPSSSHNFRTLIPLLKDDFHLLAPDYPGFGFSDMPPMSAFDYTFDNYSRYIEKFLQLKGVQKCSMYFFDYGAPVGMRIIQRNPAILEHLIVQNGNLYAEGLSDILKSYRKNIDENTEASRAKVYQAFELEYTKFEYLHGVSDPSKIAPESYQLDQLLMDRPGNKEIQYRLKYDYRFNIAEYPQWQQTLRTLAPKVLIVWGEHDPVFLKPGALAFKKDMPESEIHFYPTGHFALEEYAVEIAERIRVFLKANY, encoded by the coding sequence ATGAAACACTCCTTATCCTTTCAGCGTTTTTTAATCATTCTGTTTATGATCACCACACTTTCTGCCAATGCCAAAGAATACCCGGTGTATTACCGGACCATCAAAGTCGACGGTATCAACATCTTTTACAGGGAGGCCGGCGATCCTTCCAAACCTACGTTGCTACTGCTGCATGGGTTCCCCTCCTCCTCCCATAATTTCAGAACGCTCATCCCCCTGCTGAAAGATGACTTTCACCTGCTGGCGCCGGATTACCCCGGCTTCGGGTTCAGCGACATGCCGCCGATGTCAGCCTTCGACTACACATTCGACAACTACTCCCGCTACATCGAAAAATTCCTGCAGCTGAAAGGCGTTCAGAAATGCAGCATGTATTTCTTCGACTACGGCGCGCCGGTAGGCATGCGCATCATCCAGCGCAACCCGGCCATCCTCGAACACCTGATCGTACAAAACGGTAACCTCTACGCAGAAGGACTGAGTGATATCCTGAAATCCTACCGCAAAAATATCGATGAAAATACAGAAGCCTCCCGTGCGAAAGTCTACCAGGCATTCGAACTGGAATACACGAAGTTTGAATACCTGCACGGCGTCAGCGATCCGTCAAAGATCGCCCCGGAAAGCTACCAACTCGATCAACTGCTGATGGACAGGCCAGGCAACAAAGAAATCCAATACCGGCTGAAATATGATTACCGCTTCAATATCGCGGAATACCCGCAATGGCAGCAAACCTTGCGTACACTGGCGCCGAAAGTGCTGATCGTCTGGGGAGAGCATGATCCTGTGTTCCTGAAACCCGGAGCGCTTGCCTTCAAAAAAGATATGCCTGAAAGTGAAATACATTTTTACCCTACGGGGCACTTTGCCTTGGAAGAATATGCGGTGGAAATTGCAGAAAGGATAAGGGTGTTTTTGAAGGCAAACTATTAA
- a CDS encoding MFS transporter, with protein MISETIVVPIQAAYKKRWAALFVLCMAEFIVIMDTSVIGVALPAIKSDLGYSQSGLQWIFNAYVIFFGGFLLLGGRLSDLFGARKIFMWGFVILSVASLLAGVAWSEASLNAGRALQGLGSALIAPSALTLVLTKFTDPKELNKALGFWGASAAAGGSAGVFLGGAITQWLSWHWVFLINIPIGVIVLALSPSLLLKGTHRKGSIDLAGAVVATAAFVLMVYAIVAAESAGWQSARTWGLLLLSVVLLIVFVALQKKRKEPLMPLSIFKAFNLSAGNIVMALMAAAWIPLWFFLNLYLQQVLHLPAFNSGLALLPMTVTIMLFMVIITGKLMAKFGIKPNLVGGLLALAAALFLFSMAPVNGSFMTHVLPASLLGAVGMSLAYIPGTVASISGAKPEESGLASGLVNTSYQIGSALGLAVIVAISSAKTSVLKAGDMSDVEALNGGFQTAFLAAAVVSLAGALVAAGAIKKAPQA; from the coding sequence ATGATTTCAGAAACAATTGTTGTACCCATACAGGCTGCCTACAAAAAAAGGTGGGCGGCCCTTTTCGTACTGTGCATGGCGGAATTTATTGTCATCATGGATACCTCTGTCATCGGGGTGGCGTTGCCTGCCATTAAGAGCGACCTGGGTTATTCCCAGTCCGGATTGCAATGGATTTTCAATGCTTATGTGATTTTCTTCGGTGGTTTCCTGTTGCTGGGCGGAAGGTTGTCCGATTTATTCGGCGCCCGTAAGATATTTATGTGGGGCTTTGTTATTCTCTCCGTCGCCTCGCTGCTGGCGGGCGTAGCGTGGTCTGAGGCTTCGCTGAACGCAGGCAGGGCGTTGCAGGGCTTAGGGTCTGCCCTGATAGCTCCGTCAGCGCTGACGCTGGTGCTGACAAAATTCACCGACCCGAAGGAGCTGAACAAAGCGCTGGGTTTCTGGGGAGCTTCGGCTGCCGCCGGTGGCTCGGCCGGCGTGTTTCTCGGTGGCGCCATCACACAGTGGCTGTCATGGCACTGGGTGTTCCTGATCAACATCCCTATTGGTGTGATTGTGCTGGCGCTCAGTCCTTCGCTTTTATTGAAAGGTACGCACCGCAAAGGGAGTATTGACCTGGCTGGCGCTGTGGTGGCCACTGCGGCATTCGTGCTGATGGTATACGCCATCGTGGCCGCGGAGAGCGCCGGCTGGCAATCAGCACGGACATGGGGTTTGCTGTTGTTGTCAGTGGTGTTGCTGATTGTTTTTGTGGCGTTACAGAAGAAGCGGAAAGAGCCCCTGATGCCTTTATCGATTTTTAAGGCGTTTAATCTCTCTGCCGGTAACATTGTGATGGCACTGATGGCGGCGGCCTGGATTCCTTTATGGTTTTTTCTGAACCTGTATTTGCAGCAGGTGCTGCACCTGCCGGCTTTCAACAGTGGGCTGGCATTGCTGCCGATGACGGTTACCATTATGTTGTTTATGGTGATCATCACCGGGAAGCTGATGGCGAAGTTCGGTATCAAACCTAACCTGGTGGGCGGTTTGCTGGCGCTGGCGGCGGCATTGTTTCTTTTCAGCATGGCGCCTGTCAACGGCAGCTTTATGACGCATGTATTGCCGGCGTCGTTGTTAGGTGCTGTCGGTATGTCGCTGGCTTACATCCCGGGAACGGTGGCGTCTATATCCGGCGCGAAGCCGGAGGAGTCCGGCCTGGCATCCGGCCTGGTGAACACCAGTTACCAGATCGGTTCCGCATTGGGACTGGCAGTGATTGTAGCGATATCCTCGGCGAAAACCAGTGTGCTGAAAGCAGGAGATATGAGTGATGTGGAAGCGTTGAACGGCGGCTTTCAGACAGCGTTTCTGGCCGCGGCAGTGGTGAGCCTGGCAGGAGCGCTGGTGGCTGCCGGGGCGATAAAGAAAGCGCCGCAGGCGTAG
- a CDS encoding TolC family protein → MKRSNLIILLLLMAISGSAQTAKRISLPEALSLAATGNRQLQIQALEEAYRREVTRETRSRLLPNVAAGAGYQRYFDRQVIFLPGSFAGTAKPVQDVAVGGKNAFNGLVSASQPILNEGAWRQTKAAVYDEKIQREKTADLKGNLGTQISIAYFDMLLMQSQLALHQQSLERNEKALKDTRSLFVQGRSLKQDTLRAFIAVENLRSSISYLHNNLEVAGIQLKRLIGMDDSTALELSDTLAAEMPATGAYVLEEAMATAVQRRNDMAVQQLLIEKSAVDIAAAKAERLPQINAVGQYQVQAQADNFRLGQYVWPPTSFVGLQIAMPIFTGNRLKAKISQAGIRKQQEMIGQDDLQQSVRAELASLLSQWKEANEQLRIQQRTVELAQISYGMMDDRYRNGLSTRLELTDAELALTQARLNHLQAIYLHKVVHVRLQRAQGLLQLP, encoded by the coding sequence ATGAAACGAAGTAATCTCATCATACTGCTGTTGCTGATGGCCATTTCCGGCAGCGCGCAGACAGCCAAACGAATCAGTCTCCCCGAAGCATTGTCGCTGGCGGCAACGGGCAACCGGCAGCTGCAGATACAGGCGCTGGAAGAAGCTTACCGGAGAGAAGTCACCAGGGAAACAAGGAGCCGGCTGTTGCCCAATGTGGCGGCGGGCGCCGGTTACCAGCGGTATTTCGACCGGCAGGTCATCTTCCTGCCCGGTTCTTTCGCAGGCACCGCTAAGCCGGTGCAGGACGTAGCCGTAGGCGGCAAAAATGCGTTTAACGGCCTGGTGTCTGCCAGCCAGCCTATTCTCAACGAAGGGGCATGGCGGCAGACAAAGGCTGCGGTCTATGACGAAAAAATCCAGCGGGAGAAAACGGCCGACCTGAAGGGAAACCTCGGCACACAGATATCCATCGCCTATTTTGATATGCTGCTGATGCAGTCACAACTGGCGCTTCACCAGCAAAGCCTCGAGCGCAACGAGAAAGCGCTGAAAGACACCCGTTCCCTGTTCGTACAGGGCCGCAGCCTGAAACAGGACACCCTTCGCGCTTTTATTGCCGTGGAAAATCTGCGGTCATCGATCTCTTATCTGCATAACAACCTCGAGGTGGCAGGCATACAGCTGAAGAGGCTGATCGGTATGGACGACAGCACCGCGCTGGAACTGTCAGATACCCTCGCCGCCGAAATGCCCGCTACAGGCGCTTATGTGCTGGAAGAGGCGATGGCTACGGCGGTGCAGCGCCGCAACGACATGGCCGTGCAGCAACTGCTGATCGAAAAAAGCGCGGTGGACATCGCGGCAGCGAAAGCCGAAAGGCTGCCACAGATCAACGCGGTAGGGCAGTACCAGGTGCAGGCGCAGGCAGATAATTTCAGGCTGGGCCAGTATGTATGGCCGCCCACTTCTTTCGTGGGATTACAGATAGCCATGCCCATCTTTACCGGCAACCGGCTCAAAGCCAAAATCAGCCAGGCCGGTATCCGGAAACAACAGGAGATGATCGGGCAGGATGATCTGCAGCAGTCTGTCAGAGCCGAGCTGGCGTCGTTGCTGTCCCAATGGAAAGAAGCCAATGAGCAGCTGCGAATACAGCAAAGGACGGTGGAACTGGCGCAGATCAGTTACGGTATGATGGACGACCGCTACCGGAACGGCCTCAGTACCCGGCTGGAATTAACGGATGCCGAGCTGGCGCTTACGCAGGCCAGGCTCAATCATCTGCAGGCGATCTACCTCCACAAGGTGGTCCATGTGCGGCTGCAACGGGCACAGGGACTGCTGCAGCTGCCATAA
- a CDS encoding efflux RND transporter permease subunit, translating to MNLPTLSIKKPVLGGVFSVLIIIMGLVGWKNLGIREFPLTEAPVISVVTFYPGASPDVIASKITRPIEESLAEAGGVRTISSESREQASVISVEFNRDVDLEDALNDVRDKVAKSRNQLPADVDPPIVEKASSADNLVAFLEVESDTKDIKEVSHLASTVIKDRMQSIPGINRVAVVGEHKYAMRLRFDPVKLAAYRLTPEDIRYALLRENMDLPSGKIEGSTTELSVRTMGRLTTAEEFNEMIIKQSGTSVVRLKDIGFAELGELNERTAIINETGNANRVGIGIAIQIQRGANAIEVVDEFYRRLEQLRKEIPKDYRLIVGFDFTKPVRESIKEVEETLFIAFALVVLIIFLFLRDWRSTIIPVLAIPVSILSAFFIMYIAGFSINVLTLLGLVLAIGLVVDDAIVVLENIYKKVEEGMTPIQAAFKGSKEIYFAVISTTITLAAVFLPIVFMGGISGQLFKEFAIVVSGSVLVSAFVALTLSPMLSAYLLKKHERPNWFQRTTEPFFIRMNNGYAWLLKRFMKVRWMAWVVLLAGGAVIYFVGRKLPSELAPVEDRSNMSLIAIAPEGVSFDYMKKQMTEVGRYVNDSTEGLYQTYSMVAVSFIPAPAPTSFAVQSIYLKEPKERKASVQDLYNQYAAASGNFRGLLLFPYLPPTIGTRYGGGMPLQFVLQGPALDTVSAALNKFLQAARKSPKLMFVDADLKINKPELQISIDRQKAALMGVSIQEVARALQLSLSGQRYGYFLRNDRQYEVIGQLERENRSKISDLKTIYVKSAGGEMISLDNLVAIKESISPASIYRYDQYTSATVSAGLAPGVSLAEGIDEMKRIQQDVLGVNFKTSLAGQSRDYEESQGNITFTLILALLLIYMILAAQFESLRDPLIIMLTVPVAVTGALLSLDWFSQSLNVFSQIGIITLVGLITKNGILIVEFANHLKDTGLSKFDAAIQAAEQRFRPILMTSLAMIFGALPIAMTHNSRQSLGIVIAGGLIFAGILTLFIIPAVYSYLSGSKRRKVVEEEPDPVVTTEEVEYAG from the coding sequence ATGAACTTACCAACACTAAGCATAAAAAAACCTGTACTGGGAGGCGTCTTCTCCGTCCTGATCATTATCATGGGACTGGTAGGGTGGAAGAACCTGGGTATCCGCGAGTTTCCGCTGACGGAAGCACCGGTCATCTCAGTCGTCACTTTCTATCCCGGCGCCAGCCCCGATGTGATCGCATCCAAGATCACCAGGCCTATAGAAGAATCCCTGGCAGAAGCGGGCGGTGTGCGTACCATCTCGTCTGAATCGAGAGAGCAGGCCAGCGTTATCTCCGTGGAATTCAACCGCGATGTGGACCTGGAAGATGCCTTAAACGATGTGCGTGACAAAGTCGCGAAATCCCGTAACCAGTTGCCCGCAGACGTTGACCCGCCAATTGTGGAGAAAGCCAGTTCTGCGGACAACCTGGTGGCTTTCCTCGAAGTGGAAAGCGATACCAAAGATATTAAGGAAGTGAGCCACCTCGCTTCCACGGTCATCAAAGACCGTATGCAGTCTATTCCGGGCATCAACCGGGTGGCCGTGGTAGGCGAGCATAAATATGCCATGCGCCTGCGTTTTGACCCGGTGAAACTGGCCGCTTACCGGCTGACGCCGGAAGATATCCGCTACGCGCTGCTCCGGGAGAATATGGACCTGCCCTCGGGAAAAATCGAAGGCAGCACCACGGAGCTGAGCGTCCGCACCATGGGGCGGCTTACCACCGCTGAAGAATTCAATGAGATGATCATCAAACAATCCGGCACTTCCGTTGTCCGCCTGAAAGACATCGGGTTTGCTGAACTGGGAGAGCTCAACGAGCGCACGGCTATCATCAATGAAACCGGCAACGCGAACCGCGTAGGCATCGGTATCGCCATCCAGATCCAGCGCGGCGCCAACGCCATCGAAGTGGTGGATGAATTCTACCGTCGCCTGGAACAGCTTCGCAAAGAAATCCCGAAAGACTACCGGTTGATCGTGGGTTTCGATTTTACCAAACCTGTCCGCGAGTCTATCAAAGAAGTAGAAGAAACGCTGTTCATCGCCTTTGCGCTGGTGGTGCTTATCATCTTCCTGTTCCTGAGAGACTGGCGCTCTACCATTATCCCGGTGCTGGCTATCCCTGTGTCTATCCTGTCCGCATTCTTCATTATGTATATCGCCGGCTTCTCCATCAACGTGCTGACGCTGCTGGGACTGGTGCTGGCCATCGGACTGGTGGTGGACGATGCGATCGTGGTACTGGAAAACATCTACAAGAAAGTAGAAGAAGGTATGACACCGATACAGGCGGCCTTTAAAGGATCAAAAGAAATTTACTTCGCGGTGATCTCCACCACCATCACGCTGGCGGCGGTGTTCCTGCCCATCGTGTTCATGGGCGGTATCAGCGGACAGCTGTTCAAAGAGTTCGCCATCGTGGTGTCCGGTTCAGTGCTGGTGTCTGCGTTTGTGGCCCTCACGTTGTCGCCTATGTTAAGCGCTTACCTGTTAAAAAAACATGAGCGGCCCAACTGGTTCCAGCGGACGACAGAGCCCTTCTTTATCCGGATGAATAACGGTTACGCCTGGTTGTTGAAACGTTTCATGAAGGTACGCTGGATGGCCTGGGTGGTCCTGCTGGCAGGCGGCGCGGTGATTTATTTCGTCGGCAGGAAACTGCCTTCCGAGCTGGCGCCCGTGGAAGACCGTTCCAATATGAGCCTGATTGCGATAGCGCCGGAAGGCGTGTCGTTTGACTATATGAAAAAGCAGATGACGGAAGTAGGCAGGTACGTCAATGATTCCACTGAAGGTCTTTACCAGACCTATTCCATGGTGGCCGTTTCTTTCATCCCTGCGCCGGCGCCTACCAGTTTCGCGGTGCAGAGTATTTACCTGAAGGAACCCAAAGAACGCAAAGCATCCGTTCAGGACCTGTATAATCAATATGCTGCCGCCTCCGGCAATTTCAGGGGACTGCTGTTGTTCCCTTATCTGCCGCCCACCATCGGTACCCGTTACGGCGGTGGTATGCCGCTGCAGTTCGTATTGCAGGGCCCTGCGCTGGACACGGTGTCTGCTGCACTGAATAAATTCCTGCAGGCGGCGCGGAAAAGCCCCAAGCTGATGTTCGTGGATGCCGACCTGAAGATCAACAAGCCGGAACTGCAGATCAGCATCGACCGGCAGAAAGCGGCGCTGATGGGCGTATCCATCCAGGAAGTGGCAAGAGCGCTGCAGCTTTCACTGTCAGGGCAACGGTATGGTTACTTCCTGCGCAACGACCGGCAGTATGAAGTGATCGGTCAGCTGGAGCGGGAAAACAGGAGTAAGATCAGCGATCTTAAAACCATCTATGTAAAATCCGCCGGCGGGGAAATGATTTCGCTGGACAACCTGGTCGCTATTAAGGAAAGTATCAGTCCTGCTTCCATCTACCGGTACGATCAGTATACATCTGCCACCGTATCGGCAGGATTAGCGCCAGGGGTAAGTCTTGCCGAAGGGATTGATGAGATGAAACGCATTCAGCAGGACGTGCTGGGCGTTAATTTCAAAACCTCTCTGGCGGGGCAGTCGAGAGACTACGAAGAGAGCCAGGGCAATATCACCTTTACGCTGATACTGGCGCTGCTGCTGATTTACATGATCCTTGCCGCACAATTTGAGAGCCTCCGTGATCCGCTGATCATTATGCTGACGGTGCCGGTAGCGGTGACAGGCGCTTTGCTGAGCCTTGACTGGTTCAGCCAGAGCCTGAACGTATTCAGCCAGATCGGTATTATCACGCTGGTAGGGCTGATCACGAAGAACGGGATTCTGATCGTGGAATTCGCCAACCATCTGAAAGACACCGGCCTTTCGAAATTCGATGCCGCTATCCAGGCGGCGGAGCAGCGTTTCCGTCCCATCTTAATGACCTCCCTGGCGATGATATTCGGCGCGTTGCCGATTGCGATGACGCACAACAGCCGTCAGTCGCTGGGCATCGTCATCGCCGGCGGGCTGATCTTCGCCGGTATCCTGACGCTGTTCATCATTCCTGCGGTGTATTCCTACCTGTCCGGCAGCAAGCGCCGGAAAGTGGTGGAAGAAGAGCCGGACCCGGTGGTGACCACCGAAGAAGTGGAATATGCCGGTTGA